A part of Pectinatus sottacetonis genomic DNA contains:
- a CDS encoding thiazole synthase — MIKSNTNDNLQINGKILKSRFFIGTGKFSNNRNMPDVIHAANASVVTVALRRANQGSHEENILDYIPDDVILMPNTSGARTADEAIRIAHLSKAMGCGSWIKIEVISDNRYLLPDNMETLKASETLVKEGFTVLPYISPDLMTAKRLCDTGVAAVMPFAAPIGSNRGLRTKELVQILIDEIDLPVVVDAGIGKPSEAAECMEMGAAAVLVNTAVATAKDPLKMAQAFSKAVDAGRTAYLAGIGRVLGTISASASSPLTGFLHKEEA, encoded by the coding sequence ATGATAAAAAGTAATACTAATGACAATTTACAAATTAATGGTAAAATTTTAAAAAGCCGGTTTTTTATTGGTACAGGTAAATTTTCTAACAACCGAAATATGCCTGATGTCATCCATGCCGCAAATGCATCTGTAGTAACAGTAGCATTGCGGCGTGCCAATCAAGGTTCCCATGAAGAAAACATTCTCGATTATATTCCTGATGATGTAATACTTATGCCCAATACATCAGGTGCACGCACCGCCGATGAAGCTATACGTATTGCCCATTTATCTAAAGCTATGGGCTGTGGCAGCTGGATAAAAATAGAAGTAATATCCGATAACAGATATTTACTGCCTGACAATATGGAAACTTTAAAAGCTTCTGAAACTCTTGTAAAAGAAGGGTTCACTGTACTTCCCTATATCAGCCCTGACTTAATGACAGCAAAACGCCTTTGCGACACTGGAGTTGCTGCTGTAATGCCTTTTGCTGCCCCTATTGGTTCTAACAGAGGCCTGCGTACAAAAGAATTGGTTCAAATATTAATCGATGAAATTGACCTGCCTGTAGTTGTTGATGCTGGTATAGGCAAACCTTCAGAAGCTGCTGAATGTATGGAAATGGGTGCTGCAGCTGTACTTGTCAATACAGCAGTAGCCACTGCCAAAGATCCTTTGAAAATGGCTCAAGCCTTTTCTAAAGCTGTCGATGCCGGACGGACAGCTTATCTGGCTGGAATAGGCCGCGTACTGGGAACAATCAGTGCCAGTGCTTCCTCTCCACTTACCGGTTTTTTACATAAGGAGGAAGCATAA